A genomic stretch from Georgenia muralis includes:
- a CDS encoding serine hydrolase domain-containing protein: MLGDDLPLVADDVTVEHLLAHRSGIRDYLDEDALGDVSDYVMPVPVHELATTEQFLRVLGPCDAVFPAGERFAYNNGGYVLLALLAERASGVGFHELVRSRVCEPAGMVDTGFLRSDELPGSAARGYLAVDGLRTNVLHLPVLGNGDGGIYSTAADLTAFWDALLAGRIVSPERVAQMLQPRSVWAEGSRRYGLGFHLGGTTDRVWLEGHDAGVSFVSQHLPSSSTTYTVISNWSEGAWPVVDLLD; the protein is encoded by the coding sequence TTGCTGGGCGACGACCTGCCCCTGGTCGCCGACGACGTGACGGTCGAGCACCTCCTGGCGCACCGCTCGGGGATCCGGGACTACCTCGACGAGGACGCCCTGGGCGACGTCAGCGACTACGTCATGCCGGTACCGGTGCACGAGCTCGCGACGACGGAGCAGTTCCTGCGGGTGCTGGGCCCGTGCGACGCCGTCTTCCCCGCCGGCGAGCGGTTCGCGTACAACAACGGCGGGTACGTGCTGCTCGCGCTGCTGGCCGAACGGGCGAGCGGTGTCGGCTTCCACGAGCTGGTCCGCTCACGAGTCTGCGAGCCCGCGGGGATGGTGGACACGGGCTTCTTGCGGTCCGACGAGCTTCCCGGGTCTGCCGCCCGCGGCTACCTCGCCGTCGACGGCCTGAGGACGAACGTGCTCCACCTTCCCGTGCTCGGGAACGGCGACGGCGGGATCTACTCGACGGCCGCTGACCTCACCGCGTTCTGGGACGCCCTTCTCGCCGGCCGGATCGTCTCCCCGGAGCGGGTCGCGCAGATGCTGCAGCCGCGCAGCGTCTGGGCGGAGGGGTCCAGGCGCTACGGCCTGGGGTTTCACCTCGGCGGGACCACCGACCGGGTGTGGCTCGAGGGCCACGACGCCGGGGTGTCGTTCGTGAGCCAGCACCTGCCGTCGTCGTCGACCACCTACACCGTCATCTCGAACTGGTCGGAGGGCGCCTGGCCTGTCGTCGACCTGCTCGACTGA
- the heR gene encoding heliorhodopsin HeR, which yields MEVRSNEAERQTRSLRLANAGAAVLHAVQAVAVLVLATDFALPVTASYMAGPPGTPPSEPVVLLDISTGAAVAAFLALSALAHLIVSTAWWHRYVADLGRQRNPARWVEYSLSSSLMIVLIAQLVGISDVAALLALFGVNAAMILFGWLQENYERPGGGWLPFVFGCVAGVVPWLAITVYLLSPGSTSSASPPGFVYGIFVSLFVFFNAFALNQWLQYRANGRWRDYLFGERAYIVLSLTAKSALAWQVFGGTLAA from the coding sequence ATGGAGGTCCGGTCGAACGAGGCGGAACGCCAGACCAGATCGCTGCGTCTGGCGAATGCCGGAGCAGCGGTGCTCCACGCGGTCCAGGCCGTCGCCGTGCTCGTGCTCGCCACGGACTTCGCCCTGCCGGTGACCGCGAGCTACATGGCCGGTCCGCCGGGTACGCCGCCCTCGGAGCCCGTGGTTCTCCTCGACATCTCCACCGGGGCGGCTGTCGCGGCGTTCCTGGCCCTGTCCGCGCTGGCGCACCTCATCGTCTCCACGGCGTGGTGGCACCGGTACGTCGCGGACCTGGGCCGCCAGCGCAACCCCGCCCGATGGGTGGAGTACTCGCTCTCGTCGTCGCTCATGATCGTCCTGATCGCACAGCTGGTCGGCATATCCGACGTGGCTGCCCTGCTCGCCCTGTTCGGCGTGAACGCCGCCATGATCCTGTTCGGCTGGTTGCAGGAGAACTACGAGCGCCCCGGAGGCGGCTGGCTGCCCTTCGTCTTCGGGTGCGTGGCCGGTGTGGTCCCGTGGCTGGCGATCACCGTCTACCTGCTGTCGCCCGGCTCGACGTCGTCGGCCTCGCCTCCGGGTTTCGTCTACGGCATCTTCGTGTCGCTGTTCGTCTTCTTCAACGCCTTCGCCCTCAACCAGTGGCTGCAGTACCGCGCCAACGGCCGGTGGCGGGACTACCTGTTCGGCGAGAGGGCCTACATCGTGCTGAGCCTGACGGCGAAGTCAGCCTTGGCCTGGCAGGTCTTCGGGGGCACGCTGGCCGCATGA
- a CDS encoding RNase H family protein translates to METWATQEELGRRLGVDTQAAGELLISAGLKVGREATPDALSRGLAAPDVSPLGRPFLRWQTAEVLPLLEPLARRLQEAPAVPAARPSRTPAKRRSPATPPRATRPPATAPAAGTTFDAVIAVRAVADPDPGPTGWAYMNQRTRVTTTGAMPYATEKEGELLAVLHLLDHAPSEAHLLIRTDSEHLVKVATVWGPTWHRNGWKQRDGQRPEDLALVEPLLTTIAKRAGRARFGLADSGDEFIVAATRSALEAAHQESS, encoded by the coding sequence GTGGAGACCTGGGCCACCCAGGAGGAGCTCGGCCGGCGTCTCGGGGTCGATACCCAGGCCGCGGGGGAGCTGCTCATCAGTGCTGGACTGAAGGTGGGCCGGGAGGCCACCCCCGACGCGCTGTCGCGGGGGCTCGCGGCGCCGGACGTCTCGCCGCTCGGCCGGCCGTTCCTCCGGTGGCAGACCGCGGAGGTCCTCCCGCTCCTCGAGCCCCTGGCGCGGCGCCTCCAGGAGGCACCGGCCGTCCCGGCCGCCCGTCCGTCCAGGACGCCTGCCAAGCGCCGCTCCCCTGCCACCCCCCCGAGGGCCACCCGTCCGCCCGCCACCGCGCCGGCAGCCGGCACGACCTTCGACGCGGTGATCGCGGTTCGCGCCGTCGCCGACCCGGACCCGGGGCCGACCGGCTGGGCCTACATGAACCAGCGCACCAGGGTCACCACGACCGGCGCGATGCCGTACGCGACGGAGAAGGAGGGCGAGCTGCTCGCCGTCCTTCACCTGCTGGACCACGCGCCGTCAGAGGCCCATCTCCTCATCAGGACCGACTCCGAGCACCTCGTGAAGGTCGCGACGGTGTGGGGGCCCACCTGGCATCGCAACGGCTGGAAGCAGCGCGACGGGCAGCGCCCGGAGGACCTCGCCCTCGTCGAGCCGCTCCTGACCACCATCGCGAAGCGGGCCGGCCGCGCCAGGTTCGGGCTGGCCGACAGCGGCGACGAGTTCATCGTCGCGGCGACCCGGAGTGCGCTGGAGGCCGCGCACCAGGAGAGCTCCTGA